ATGGGGCCAGCAACTGCCTTTTTCAAGTATTGTGTGTAACTGTATTCAATCCATTGTTGAACAGCCAGGATGTTTTACTCTCTTCCATAGGAAGGTCAATGCGCATTTTCCCCATATACAATTGAAACATTTTGGTAGGCAATTCAATAAAATTTGCCAAGCTTAGATTAATTAAAATGGGTGGGGTGGCATTACAacttaaaaaaggaaataaaaacacaaaaaaattgtCTATCAATAAATCAGCTATCGAGCCTTCTATTTAAGTACACTGGTATTTGTGAGAGATAAAATCATGAGATAAAATCATTTGTTATTGGTTATAAGACAATAACTGATGTGAGTCAGTATTCGCCATGTCCCATGTGGTGGTGGTTTGCTGAAATGAATACAGATAAGAAGAGACAACTTTACAAAATGATCTTTTACCTACTGAGTGATGATTATGTCCCCTCAGTGTCTGTGACAGTGTCTACCACTGGCTGACTCGCAGCTTCCTCCATGGGCTCACTCTGTTCATTGTCTACGTCCTCAGGAGAAGCAAGCTGCTCCGGTTCACTTTCAGGGAGCACAGAATCGGGAGAGGGCTCTTCAGTGGGCTCAGGAGAGAGCTCAGGAGAGGCCTCGGGTGTAGATTCAGCCACAGTGCTATTGTCCATCCCAGATCCATTGACCCACTGGGGTTGGGGTGAGGAGGCGCTCTCTTGTGACTCTTCCTCATCCTTCTGTGGGCTTTCCTGCTCCCCCAGAGAGTGAGTCTCTTCAGGGGGGCTGTCAGCTTGTGTGAAGACCACAGGTGAGTCCTGGGATAAGGCCTTAACCAGTGgtgaggcttggtttggggccTCAGTGTCCGGAGAAGCAGTGGTGTTGGAGGGGGACTGGGCTGGGGACTGAGATGGCGATTCTGTTTGTGGAGGGGTCTCAGGTTGTGGAGATGACCCGGCCGGGGTGGGAGCCTCATTCAACGAGCTCTGACCATTGTTGTCAGATGACAGGTCAGGTGATTGGGCTGAGGGCGGTGACTGTGCCTGAGGTGTCTCAGACAGAGCTGGGGTTTCTGACTGGGGATTGGGCACAGCTGCCTCACTCTGTGATTGAGGTGGAGACTTCTGAACCTGAGGCAGTGGCTGATTCAGACCCAAGAGAGAGGGTTTGGCCTGAGTTTGAGGCAGGAGTGGGGACTGGAATCGTGGGTGAATCTGGGGGTTTAATTTGAGTGGTGCAAGCAGTTTGCCGTGGTTCAGGGCCAGATTGGGATTAAGAGGTGGAGTTGGAAGCAAAGGTGTAGGCAGAGGGAGAAGAGGTGTCCAGCTCCCACGTTCCCTCTCGCGGTCTCTCTCTTTGTCGCGGTCTCTGTCGCGTTCATGCTCTCTGGGGCGGTCTCTGCCTcgctccctgtctctctccctctcgcgttcccgctctctctctcggctgTGGCGGTTGCCATTCATCTCCCTCCTGAAGTCAAAATCTCtttcatctctgtctctttgcCTGTCCCATGGGCGTCTTCGCTCATCTAGGTCTTGATGTAGTTCGCTGTCAAAGGTGGCTGCGGCACCACCACTTCGGTTCCAGGCTTGTGGCCCCCCAACAGCTCCAGTATTGCCCGAaactccagctgctgctgctgctgctcctcctcctcctcctgctactgctgctgctgctgtcccagGACGGCTCTCAAAACGGTTGGGGAAGTTCTGTCCAGGGTTGGGCCGCTCCTCCTGGAAGCCTTTTGGACCGCCTGGGGCCTGTAGGCCTCCTCGCATGGCATCTCGTTCATCAAAGTCCCCTCTGGTCTGGTTCCAGCGGCTGTCAGGTGTGAATCCTGCAAGAGCCTGCAGACGTCCCACTAGGCTGGTTCTGGCTGGCTGAGCCCCTGGGGTCTGGAGCAAGGGAGGCCTgcctcctccaccacctcctgcTCCACCGCCACCTCCAAGGGGCTCCCTATGCTCTGGTGGAGGGGTCCTCAGCAGGCCTGTGCTCTGCTTTTCCATTGGAGGGAAGCGGTAGTCCTGGTCTTTGCCCTCGTCAGCTCCAGAGGGAGACTTATCTTCTGTATTGGATACATTTTCATTGGTAAGGTTGGGGGCCCTGTTAAAGGGGTCCAGCTGAGAGAAGGGAGCCCTGGCACGGGCTTGAGCCTGGAAGGAACTCTCAAGGAGGCCAGCAGCCTGCTGGATGGGTCCCTGCTGCATGAGGAGTGGGAAGCGGGCGGCAGCCCCAGGTTGCAGGAGGTTAGGTCGCACATCCAGAGGTAGCAGGCCAGGCATTCTCTGCCCAGTCAGACCAGACTGATGCAGCTGGTGGGTGAGCGAAGCTGTGGGGTGCATACCAAGGAGACCCATCCCACTGCGGACTGCATTCTGCATGCCTGGGGACAAAACACAGTGAGAGAAATAAAAGTTGAAATTATTCTCAGTTCAACAAAAATAACCTTTATAaccacaaataaaaacactcaaaaaagaaaatacactaCAAGATCTGATCAAAGTGTCcaccagaaaaaaacatgtattagtCTCTTTCATGCAGGAACACATTAGTATTGCCTCACCTTGCAGTGTAAGCTCTGCAGCAGCATCCATACTCTCTGCAGACTGTGATGTTTTGTCATTGGCTTGATGAGTTTGGATTCCCACTGGGTTGAATACACCGGCCATGAAGCCGCCAGGCATAGTGCTGGTCGGAGGAATCATAGCACTGAATGGTGATTCCTTGACAGCTTCTTGGCTGGTTGCCACTGAAGACTGCACTAGAGCTATTGGTAGGTACAGGAGAAGAAAACAACAACTATAATCCAAGCTAATACATTCAAACTAAATGCCTTGAACGGACACATCGTcaatttttaaaactatatgtATTAGTTATAAGGGTAGCATGTCATAAATACTCACAAGCTGCTGCTGAGGCCATGGCTGCTGTCTGTGCTGCCTGCATAAAACCTgacaacagaaaatattttgGTGTAAGTTTGTAAATTTCTGTAGGTCTGATTTTTATTCTTTACATGATATATTTATATGACCGTTTGCATCGTTTACCTGGCGGAGGCTGTGAGGCATTGAAGCCAGCCCTTATGAAGGGTGGTGGTGGTCCGTAGCCTGGTGGGGGTATGCCCATGGTGACAGGGAAGGTAGGAGGCACCAAACCTACTGCATTGGGAACAGCCTGGGCTACTGGGAGCTGGATGAGAGAGATATGAGAGAGTGTGCATCCAAAACATAGATAAGTTAATGATGTAATGGATAAGTAACATGGTACACAAGTTCCTGACTATGTCCCAGTAGCTGCCAGGGTTGGGTACCTTTTTTTcagtactttccctctgtaattacaaaaaaagtatttcacttgtaaaaataaatccatCCCATCCCAACAACCTATTCaattaaataattattcatttcttactcactgtaacttttattcttgtatttgtatattattcttttttagcctgttttattttcatcatggcCGTTttcaactgctctttaatgtttcatgtaaagcactttgattgccttgttgctgaaaggtgctatagaaataaagttgccttgccttacaacctcagcctgtcagtcagtcaccagggcacagaaaccaatgttgtgcctgcttgtctcagaggaagtgtaacctgtaaccacacttgcaaCCGCTTTAACGGAATTTTCgcgactcactgtgacttcaacaaaaccgcagagccgacgtagtttgctcgAGTTTACTTCCTCTGCGCCCGCGCGTGTCGGAGCTCCGCTCTCcgtcaatatgcagagaggacagataagcttgcgcttacgtgctctcaggtaccgaaatttggtaCCGTTTGATTTAGCGTGAATCGGTCCTCGTAATTCGGTcggtacccaaaaaagtaccaagtttggtacccaaccctagtgaaAAAACTTACTGCTCTCTGGATGTCTAAGAGATCAAGATAGTCCTACTTATTGCAAATAAAGATTGTCATCCAATACAAACGTGTGGGGACATAAAATCTGGGTTAAAATCTATTAAACCGATCagctttttaaatttatttttatttacgaACCCCTTTTTAATGAAAATCAGCAATAATGAAAACAGTGGGCCCTTTGTGCACTGTACTATTCACATTCCATTCACTGATTGAGACAGACCCTCGTCAGTACCTGTACAGGCATCATGGTGACCTGCTGGTTGTAGCTCTCAGTCTGGGTGTTTGATGCTGCTGTAGTCTCAGCACTTACTGGCTGACTTGTAACTTCCTTGGC
This region of Sander vitreus isolate 19-12246 chromosome 20, sanVit1, whole genome shotgun sequence genomic DNA includes:
- the scaf8 gene encoding SR-related and CTD-associated factor 8, producing MEAVKHFNNELYSLNEYKPPISKAKMTQITKSGIKAIKFYKHVVQSVEKFVQKCKPEYKVPGLYVIDSIVRQSRHQFGTEKDVFAPRFSKNIIATFQHLYRCPSDDKSKIVRVLNLWQKNAVFKSDIIQPLLDMAAGIAPPSITPVMPSAAPVNNTTPGTPATPATPANIVQGLPDWASQITNTDTVAAVAQILQSPQGQQLQQLVQSLQMQQQKPQPSLLQALDAGLVVQLQALTAQLTAAATANSLNPLEQRVSSFNKKLLGPFDFGNDSERGEESKKDSSSSQLPMVSEPINSSIFHQLAEQLQQQNLEQFQKQLLEHQQHQQKAMSMEGQDSIFGQENSTAQSSSQPQLPEPDNKVDDSMDNQQQDMDLDEGLDGMEEEIFEAEEKKNVSTRSRTRSRSRSRSPKRRRSRSRSGSRKRKHRKRSRSRSRDRKRKSSRSYSSERRAREREKERQKKGLPPIRSKTLSVCSTTLWVGQVDKKATQQDLTNLFEEFGQIESINMIPPRGCAYICMVHRQDAYRARQKLSTGSFKIGSKIIKIAWALNKGVKQEYKQFWDVDLGVTYIPWEKVKLDDLDDFAEGGIIDQETVNDEWEAAKNAEPAKEVTSQPVSAETTAASNTQTESYNQQVTMMPVQLPVAQAVPNAVGLVPPTFPVTMGIPPPGYGPPPPFIRAGFNASQPPPGFMQAAQTAAMASAAASLVQSSVATSQEAVKESPFSAMIPPTSTMPGGFMAGVFNPVGIQTHQANDKTSQSAESMDAAAELTLQGMQNAVRSGMGLLGMHPTASLTHQLHQSGLTGQRMPGLLPLDVRPNLLQPGAAARFPLLMQQGPIQQAAGLLESSFQAQARARAPFSQLDPFNRAPNLTNENVSNTEDKSPSGADEGKDQDYRFPPMEKQSTGLLRTPPPEHREPLGGGGGAGGGGGGRPPLLQTPGAQPARTSLVGRLQALAGFTPDSRWNQTRGDFDERDAMRGGLQAPGGPKGFQEERPNPGQNFPNRFESRPGTAAAAVAGGGGGAAAAAAGVSGNTGAVGGPQAWNRSGGAAATFDSELHQDLDERRRPWDRQRDRDERDFDFRREMNGNRHSRERERERERERDRERGRDRPREHERDRDRDKERDRERERGSWTPLLPLPTPLLPTPPLNPNLALNHGKLLAPLKLNPQIHPRFQSPLLPQTQAKPSLLGLNQPLPQVQKSPPQSQSEAAVPNPQSETPALSETPQAQSPPSAQSPDLSSDNNGQSSLNEAPTPAGSSPQPETPPQTESPSQSPAQSPSNTTASPDTEAPNQASPLVKALSQDSPVVFTQADSPPEETHSLGEQESPQKDEEESQESASSPQPQWVNGSGMDNSTVAESTPEASPELSPEPTEEPSPDSVLPESEPEQLASPEDVDNEQSEPMEEAASQPVVDTVTDTEGT